TATTGGCAATCGAATAATATTCATCCTTCAGAATTGTTTTCTTTTTTTATCAATGTAGGTACTCCTTATAATAATGGTACGATTATGTATAGAAAAGAAAAGATAATAAACAATAAAATCCCACCATATGTACTCGGCGAAGATACTGCATTTGTTATGAATATTGCCGTCAATTACCCATCCTACCATATTCCAGAACCAATCTATTTATATCGTCGGCATTCAAAGAATGCATCGCAAAACAATAGCTACGAGACGCTTGTACAACACATTAAAGAGTTCTTAGCTCAAACTGAACCTAGTAAATTTTTAAAAGAAATTGATTGGTCTGATGAGCCAAAGGAAAGAAATCAACTAAAGGCCAACCTTATTGTGGGTGTAGCGCTTTCGAAGCGGGGATTATTCCCTGAAACGGTGAAGCTATTTGATGAAGCAATACCCTTCATAATTAATCAGAAGGATAGAGATTTTTTCGAAGGAATGAAAGCATTGGTAGAAAAAAGGTTCCATGATGCAGAGAATATTTTTTCCCAGTATGAAGAGAAGGATCATATTATAGAAAATTACTGTGGCGAAGCTTTATTGCACCAACACAAATACAATGAAGCGTATATCCATTTTTTAAATGCACTAAAGCTCAAAGCTGATTATGTGACCCCTGCACAAAATTTAAAAGCTATCGGTCAAATGATCGGTCTTAATTTAGTGGATAAATATAGAAATAAATATTATTAGTTTAACTGTAGGGATTTATTTATTGTTTTTACTAAGAAAAGTCACATATATACAACTAGCATTCCTAGCATCTTTTCTTCTATATAATAATGACTGCTGTATGGCATCATATCTTGCTGTTCTAATTTTCAGTTAAAATGTAGGTAAAGAGCATAATTACAAGAATTCCAATACAAAAACATTATATTAGATACTTTTTATCAATCACCCGCAGGAAGTCTAATTATTTCTTCTCATTAAATTCCAATATTTTCGGTACTTAATTTAATAGCTTCCCTCCTCTTATCGTTTTTTCCCCTGTACTTTTACAAGCATGTTAGTTTGCTAAACTATTACATTTTTTAAGCTATGACTTATTAGCAATGACACATAAGTTCTTAGTGATTGATGCTTCTTAACAAAACACTCACATTTAATCAATTCAACATTTTAAAAAAACTTCAAGCGTTTAAAAGAAAATTTGAACCATAAGATGTTTTAGATTTCTAAAGAAAGATCGGAGACTGAAAACAAAACACTTATCTTTTTTAATAGTTTTAAAGCCTTTCTTTTCTGATTACATGCCCTTTTTAAGTTATTTAATATTATTTTTACAGCTTGTAGCTATTCTACCCAACCAATTATTTAAAACGAACATAGACTAAATTAGAACAAGGAGGTGTGAAGAATGTATTATAGTAGTAATGACGAAGATTGCAAGTGTAAAGTCGTTCCACAACCGAAACCAGGGCCTCAAGGGCCTCAAGGAAAACCAGGACCTCAAGGACCTCAAGGACCTCAAGGACCTCAGGGACCTACTGGGCCTACCGGGCCTACTGGACCTACTGGACCTACTGGACCTACTGGACCTACCGGACCTACTGGACCTACTGGACCTACTGGACCTACTGGACCACCTGGTAATCCGACCGTCTTTTTAAATACAGACCAACAAGTCGATATAGGTGCAAATGGTTTCTTAGGGTTGGGTACCTTTAGTAATAATTTTCTTAACAATTCCGTAGTAGTACCGCAACTAGTAAATAATATCCAACTGACTTTCAATATTCGAAATGCAGTTTTACAAAATATGGGTCAATCAGTAAGGGCAGAGGTTTTTTCCTCTGATCAATGCGGTGCTAACCTGACAGCTACAGGAATTTTCGTATTACTATCAGGTCCAACTGCTGATTGTTGCGACAGTGCATCTGGTCCTGTTACCCCTATTCCCGCTTGTAGTCTACTATCGGTACAAATCCAGAACAATTCAGGAGTAGCATTGCCTTTTGGTGTTGCAGCAACTGTCACTTTATCTTAACAGAAATAAAGGGAAAGAAATTATATGCTCTTCCCATACTTTTCTTTAGGTTCTTTTGAAAATTTATTTTAGATATAAATTAATACTTTGATATAATAATGTTCTGTACAGACGAACATTCCTTGAAAATTATGCATAGAGATAGAGTGTCTTGTTAAAGACTTGATTATTTTATAACTAATAAATCAAATTTAAACAGTTATAGAGCTCTGTCTCTATCCTTCATTTTATTTCGGGAATTATTCATTCATACTGATCCCATGAGTTAATTACATTTTCGTTGCTTCAATGCTATAGAAAAGGCCTCTCAACAGTTAAAGATTTACCGTTAAGAAGCCTGTTATTTTTACAACCTTCAATTCTCGTTATAGGGGTTGTTATTAATACCTCAACATGCAACGTCTAGAGCCCTGATCTCCTTTTATCTTCTAACACTCTTCAGGTGTGCCCTCATTCGTTGATGTACGGAACGATGAACCACAGCCACAATTCGCAATGGCGTTAGGATTATCGATCGTAAAGCCCCCACCCATTAAAGACTGTTTGTAATCAATTTTTACTCCTTTTAATATTGGTGCGCTTTCCTCGTCAACGACCATTTGAATCCCGTGTTGTTCAAATTGGATATCACCTTCTGCTACCTCATGTTCAAAGCCCATGCCATACGATAGTCCACTACATCCGCCACCTTGGACTCCGATGCGCAGAAGAGCTCCTTCTTCTTCATTTTCTTTCTTCATCGCATTGATTTGATGTGCTGCTGATTCAGTTATTTCTAAAATATCACTCATTCATCTTCCCTCCAATCTGAGATTTTACTTGTCTAGCTTTGCATTATAGCCGCCCAAGTCGATTCAACTTCAAACTTCAATGTGTAGAAAGTTGACTATTGTACTTTATTTTTCTTTTAGTATACCTTTCCCCTTTTGGCTATACAAATAATTAGCCCTGTCATAACATGGGATTATAAAGGTAGAAATTGATATATGTTCTAGTAGTAATACGTGCCCGTACATATAGTTTCAGCAGGTCCTGTCATCATGACATTCCCTTCATTTGTCCATGTGATCCGTAAATCCCCACCTGCTAAATGTACAAGTGTTTCTTTGTTACGTATCGTCTTGCTATTTAATACAGATGCGACTACTGCTGCGCATGCACCTGTTCCACAAGCTTGAGTAATACCTGATCCTCTTTCCCAAACTCGGAAATGAAGTTCGTGATCATTAACGACTTCAACATATTCAACATTAATTCCTTCTGGGAACCTTGCATCCTTCTCTATTATTGGTCCTTCTGACGTTAATGGAGCCTCATCAATATGTTCAACGTAAAAAATAGCATGTGGATTCCCCATAGAGACAAGTGTCACTTCTCGTTCTTCACCAGCAAAAATATTTTTCTCACTTACAACAGTTTCCTTATCATCACCAACCATAGGAATTTGAGAACGTTTTAATTGTGGTTTACCCATATCTATCGTTATACTAATAACCTTGCCTTCCTCTTCTTGAATTTGCGCATGTACAATACCTGATAGTGTTTCGATTGGAAATGCCTTGTCACTCACTATTTTATGTTCGTACACATATTTCGCAACACATCTGAGACCATTTCCGCAGTTTTTCCCTTCTGAACCATCATTATTAAAAATTCTCATCTTCACAGCTGCTACTTCTGACGGACAAATTAAAATCATTCCGTCTGAGCCAATTCCTGTATTCACATTAGAAATTTTTATAGCAAGCTCAGCTAGTTGTGACTCTTTAAGCTTTTCCTCGAACATATTTACATATATATAATTATTGCCTAGACCATGCATTTTAGTGAAAGTCAGTTGATTCATTGCAACATACCCTCCATATATTTTTTTCCGTTAGTCTTCATGTATATTGTACTCATTTTTTGTTCATACTGGAATTATCCCCCGTATGATATCGTCCTTCATCTTATTTGAAGGACTTTTTTTGTTTCTTTCGACTCATTATTAGTAGTACTAATTT
This genomic stretch from Cytobacillus sp. IB215665 harbors:
- a CDS encoding glycosyltransferase family 2 protein; translated protein: MISVILPVYNGEAFIKETIESILNQTEENFELIIVNDGSTDKSEEVIKSFTDRRIRYFLQENKGVAAARNKGLSHCKGDFITFHDADDLSLKNRFEKLLEGFYGEDIVFVHSDMLLINEFNQPVGYWQSNNIHPSELFSFFINVGTPYNNGTIMYRKEKIINNKIPPYVLGEDTAFVMNIAVNYPSYHIPEPIYLYRRHSKNASQNNSYETLVQHIKEFLAQTEPSKFLKEIDWSDEPKERNQLKANLIVGVALSKRGLFPETVKLFDEAIPFIINQKDRDFFEGMKALVEKRFHDAENIFSQYEEKDHIIENYCGEALLHQHKYNEAYIHFLNALKLKADYVTPAQNLKAIGQMIGLNLVDKYRNKYY
- a CDS encoding iron-sulfur cluster assembly accessory protein, whose product is MSDILEITESAAHQINAMKKENEEEGALLRIGVQGGGCSGLSYGMGFEHEVAEGDIQFEQHGIQMVVDEESAPILKGVKIDYKQSLMGGGFTIDNPNAIANCGCGSSFRTSTNEGTPEEC
- the dapF gene encoding diaminopimelate epimerase, encoding MNQLTFTKMHGLGNNYIYVNMFEEKLKESQLAELAIKISNVNTGIGSDGMILICPSEVAAVKMRIFNNDGSEGKNCGNGLRCVAKYVYEHKIVSDKAFPIETLSGIVHAQIQEEEGKVISITIDMGKPQLKRSQIPMVGDDKETVVSEKNIFAGEEREVTLVSMGNPHAIFYVEHIDEAPLTSEGPIIEKDARFPEGINVEYVEVVNDHELHFRVWERGSGITQACGTGACAAVVASVLNSKTIRNKETLVHLAGGDLRITWTNEGNVMMTGPAETICTGTYYY